From Micromonospora nigra, one genomic window encodes:
- a CDS encoding glycoside hydrolase family 88 protein → MTETDVRPSPDAEATAAAVTAAIRTIEANIDTFGARYPADTTVANRYPLRPPTAGQPEGANVGWTTSFWPGMLWLAHDLTGDEHLRRAALSHVDSFVDRVHGGIDLDTHDLGFLYTLACVTAARRTGDRRAREAALAAADHLMTRFLEPAGIIQAWGDLADPRQRGRTIIDSLMNTPLLHWASQTTGDDRYAAAARRHAAQLREHILRPDGTTFHTFYWDPDTGVPLRGETEQGHADHTCWARGQAWGIYGFTLNHRYTGDPSLLVAATTCADHFLARLPADHVAYWDLEFGDGSGEERDSSAAAIAACGLAELAGSVTDPTRAEGYRVRAGRILRSLVDNYASAGPQVSNALLLHGVYDKPKGIGVDEGTLWGDYFYLEALTRATIPGWTSPW, encoded by the coding sequence ATGACGGAGACCGACGTCCGTCCCAGCCCAGACGCCGAAGCGACGGCGGCCGCGGTGACCGCCGCGATTCGCACCATCGAGGCGAACATCGACACGTTCGGCGCGCGGTACCCCGCGGACACCACCGTCGCCAACCGCTACCCGCTGCGACCACCGACCGCCGGCCAACCCGAGGGCGCCAACGTCGGCTGGACGACCAGCTTCTGGCCCGGGATGTTGTGGCTCGCCCACGACCTGACCGGCGACGAACACCTTCGGCGAGCAGCCCTGTCACACGTGGACAGCTTCGTCGACCGGGTGCACGGCGGCATCGACCTGGACACCCACGACCTCGGCTTCCTCTACACCCTCGCCTGCGTCACGGCGGCGCGGCGCACCGGCGACCGGCGGGCCCGGGAGGCAGCCCTGGCCGCCGCCGACCACCTGATGACCCGCTTTCTCGAACCGGCCGGCATCATCCAGGCCTGGGGTGACCTGGCCGACCCCCGCCAACGTGGCCGTACCATCATCGACAGCCTCATGAACACCCCGCTGCTGCACTGGGCCAGCCAGACCACCGGCGACGACCGCTACGCCGCCGCCGCCCGCCGGCACGCCGCCCAGCTGCGCGAGCACATCCTGCGCCCGGACGGCACCACCTTCCACACCTTCTACTGGGACCCGGACACCGGCGTACCGCTGCGCGGCGAGACCGAACAGGGCCACGCCGACCACACCTGTTGGGCCCGCGGGCAGGCCTGGGGCATCTACGGCTTCACCCTGAACCACCGGTACACCGGTGACCCCTCGCTGCTGGTCGCCGCGACGACCTGCGCGGACCACTTCCTCGCCCGGCTGCCGGCCGACCACGTCGCCTACTGGGACCTGGAGTTCGGCGACGGCAGCGGTGAGGAACGCGACAGCTCCGCCGCCGCCATCGCCGCCTGCGGCCTGGCCGAACTCGCCGGCAGCGTCACCGACCCGACGCGTGCGGAGGGCTACCGGGTGCGGGCCGGGCGGATCCTGCGCTCCCTCGTGGACAACTACGCCAGCGCCGGCCCTCAGGTCTCGAACGCGCTCCTCCTGCACGGCGTCTACGACAAGCCCAAGGGCATCGGCGTCGACGAGGGCACCCTCTGGGGTGACTACTTCTATCTGGAGGCCCTCACCCGCGCCACCATCCCCGGCTGGACCAGTCCCTGGTGA
- the iolB gene encoding 5-deoxy-glucuronate isomerase, which yields MNHRYHCTIPAADGRNTLPFNPCRLLDFTLLKLSAGQSWTGESGDREILAVILGGTADLTVADHHFPQVGRRADVFSGKPHSVYVPTGATVTVEAVTDVEIALPSAPSDLATDPYVITPEQVVGGRWGAANFGRTYHQILTEISQPDLPARRLIVGETYTPSGNWSTYPPHRHRVDDLPAEAAHEEMYYYRVNPPNGFGISRVYTDDGYEENVTIREHVMQMMPEGYHTVVSAPGYTTYFLWFLAGTQRTQGAREDADLAWVGQTVPTLRSLGL from the coding sequence ATGAACCACCGATACCACTGCACCATCCCCGCCGCCGACGGCCGCAACACGCTGCCCTTCAACCCCTGCCGTCTGCTGGACTTCACCCTGCTGAAGCTGTCGGCCGGCCAGTCGTGGACCGGCGAGTCCGGCGATCGGGAGATCCTCGCGGTCATCCTCGGCGGCACCGCGGACCTCACCGTCGCCGACCACCACTTCCCGCAGGTCGGCCGGCGTGCCGACGTCTTCTCCGGCAAGCCGCACTCGGTGTACGTCCCAACCGGGGCCACCGTCACCGTGGAGGCGGTCACCGACGTGGAGATCGCCCTGCCCAGCGCTCCCAGCGACCTGGCCACCGACCCGTACGTCATCACACCGGAACAGGTCGTGGGCGGGCGCTGGGGAGCGGCCAACTTCGGTCGGACCTACCACCAGATCCTCACCGAGATCTCCCAACCCGACCTGCCCGCACGCCGGCTCATCGTCGGCGAGACCTACACGCCGTCCGGGAACTGGAGCACCTACCCACCGCACCGGCACCGGGTCGACGACCTGCCCGCCGAGGCCGCGCACGAGGAGATGTACTACTACCGGGTCAACCCGCCGAACGGGTTCGGCATCAGCCGGGTCTACACCGACGACGGGTACGAGGAGAACGTCACCATCCGCGAGCACGTGATGCAGATGATGCCGGAGGGTTACCACACCGTCGTCAGCGCACCCGGCTACACCACCTACTTCCTGTGGTTCCTGGCCGGCACGCAGCGGACCCAGGGCGCCCGTGAGGACGCCGACCTCGCCTGGGTCGGCCAGACTGTTCCGACACTGCGCAGCCTGGGCCTGTGA
- the kduD gene encoding 2-dehydro-3-deoxy-D-gluconate 5-dehydrogenase KduD encodes MVLDAFRLDGRVALVTGANRGIGRAVATALAQAGADLALLGRTDPAETVAVVEALGRRALVVPGDLATAGPDQFADAVESAVAELGRLDILVNNAGIIRRAAAVTHPPQDWAAVLRVDLDAVFHLCQAAGRIMLDQGHGKIINIASMLSYQGGVRVPSYTAAKHAVVGLTRALANEWAAHGVNVNAIAPGYMATDNTAALRADPDRERAIRDRIPAGRWGDPEDLMGAAVFLASDAARYVHGAVLAVDGGWLAR; translated from the coding sequence ATGGTCCTGGACGCCTTCCGCCTCGACGGGCGGGTCGCCCTCGTCACCGGCGCGAACCGCGGCATCGGTCGCGCCGTCGCGACCGCGCTGGCCCAGGCCGGCGCCGACCTCGCCCTGCTGGGCCGCACCGACCCCGCCGAAACGGTCGCCGTCGTGGAGGCGCTCGGCCGGCGGGCCCTGGTCGTACCCGGCGACCTGGCCACCGCCGGGCCGGACCAGTTCGCCGACGCCGTCGAGTCGGCCGTGGCGGAACTCGGCCGCCTCGACATCCTGGTGAACAACGCGGGCATCATCCGCCGAGCCGCCGCCGTCACCCACCCACCGCAGGACTGGGCGGCCGTGCTGCGCGTCGACCTCGACGCGGTGTTCCACCTGTGCCAGGCGGCCGGTCGGATCATGCTCGACCAGGGGCACGGGAAGATCATCAACATCGCGTCGATGCTGTCGTACCAGGGTGGTGTCCGGGTGCCGTCCTACACCGCCGCCAAACACGCCGTCGTCGGGCTCACCCGGGCGCTGGCCAACGAGTGGGCCGCCCACGGCGTGAACGTCAACGCGATCGCGCCCGGCTACATGGCGACCGACAACACCGCGGCTCTGCGCGCCGACCCGGACCGGGAACGTGCCATCCGCGACCGTATCCCGGCCGGCCGCTGGGGCGATCCCGAGGATCTCATGGGTGCCGCGGTCTTCCTCGCCTCCGACGCCGCCCGTTACGTGCACGGGGCCGTCCTCGCGGTGGACGGAGGCTGGCTCGCCCGATAG
- a CDS encoding substrate-binding domain-containing protein, producing MEGDRLFSAQRQERLLAELRGQGAVRVRDLAREFGVSELTIRRDIAALAERGLVSKVHGGATLPPHSNTLSQPRQAPLRFTIGMVVPSLDFYWPPVVAGARAAAAALGVTIQLRGSSYDPDEDRRQMSRLVEAQQVQGLLLAPSLNGDDADEILEWIGHLPVPTILVERQPRRWTPTTRHIEWVRSDHCLGLEIAIYHLRQQGHRRIGLVVAQGSPTSVHLRQAWQTAAADPRTSGVLAMQETVTAPGQRDVIVRILRDCRLSKITALIVHSDPHAIAVAQFCAELGITIPGDLAIVSYDDEIAHLADPAITAVRPPKSHVGRLAVELMVSRLLDGDRRPPHRVLLAPDLVVRGSSLSPTQRH from the coding sequence GTGGAAGGCGATCGGCTGTTCAGCGCCCAGCGGCAGGAGCGCCTGCTCGCCGAACTGCGCGGGCAGGGCGCGGTACGGGTCCGCGACCTCGCCCGGGAGTTCGGCGTCAGCGAACTCACCATCCGGCGTGACATCGCCGCACTCGCCGAACGGGGCCTCGTGTCGAAGGTCCACGGCGGTGCCACGCTGCCACCCCACAGCAACACCCTCAGCCAGCCCCGACAGGCGCCGCTCCGCTTCACCATCGGCATGGTCGTGCCCTCGCTCGACTTCTACTGGCCACCCGTCGTGGCCGGCGCGCGCGCCGCCGCGGCGGCGCTCGGCGTCACCATCCAACTGCGCGGCTCGAGCTACGACCCCGACGAGGACCGCCGCCAGATGAGCCGTCTCGTCGAGGCGCAACAGGTCCAGGGTCTGTTGCTGGCGCCGAGCCTCAACGGCGACGACGCCGACGAGATCCTCGAATGGATCGGCCACCTGCCGGTCCCGACCATCCTCGTCGAACGCCAGCCACGTCGGTGGACGCCGACCACCCGGCACATCGAGTGGGTGCGCAGCGATCACTGCCTCGGCCTCGAGATCGCGATCTACCACCTCCGGCAGCAGGGGCACCGACGGATCGGGCTCGTCGTCGCGCAGGGCAGCCCCACCTCGGTCCACCTGCGGCAGGCCTGGCAGACCGCCGCCGCCGATCCCCGAACGTCCGGCGTCCTGGCCATGCAGGAGACCGTCACGGCGCCCGGGCAGCGGGACGTCATCGTCCGCATCCTCCGTGACTGCCGACTATCCAAGATCACCGCATTGATCGTCCACAGCGATCCCCATGCCATCGCGGTCGCCCAGTTCTGCGCCGAGTTGGGCATCACCATCCCCGGTGATTTGGCGATCGTGTCCTACGACGACGAGATCGCCCACCTGGCCGATCCCGCGATCACCGCCGTCCGGCCGCCGAAGAGCCACGTCGGCCGCCTTGCCGTCGAACTCATGGTCTCCCGCCTCCTCGACGGTGACCGTCGGCCACCGCACCGGGTGCTGCTCGCCCCCGACCTCGTCGTCCGCGGTTCCTCGCTGTCTCCCACGCAACGGCACTAG